gccggccgcgaccgggagactcagcagagtggcgcagtggtctaaggctctgacCGGGAGACTCAGCAGAGtaacgcagtggtctaaggctctgtcgcagccggccgcgaccgggagactcagcagagtggcgcagtggtctaaggctctgtcgcagccggccgcgaccgggagactcagcAGAGtaacgcagtggtctaaggctctgtcgcagccggccgcgaccgggagactcagcagagtggcgcagtggtctaaggctctgtcgcagccggccgcgaccgggagactcagcAGAGtaacgcagtggtctaaggctctgtcgcagccggccgcgaccgggagactcagcagagtggcgcagtggtctaaggctctgtcgcagccggccgcgaccgggagactcagcagagtggcgcagtggtctaaggctctgtcgcagccggccgcgaccgggagagtCAGCAGAGTAAACATGAAACATTGTGGAGGTTGTTCACTCAATCTGACATTAATCTCTGAGAGCAGTGGTCTCTCTAGGTTTTACCTCAGTCAAACTCTGCTACCTGCCTGAATCTGGTCTCTCTAGGTTTTACCTCAGTCAACTCTGCTACCTGCCTGAATCTGGTCTTTAGATTTTCCCTGAGACAAACTCTGCTAGCTGCCTGAATCTGGTCTTTAGATTTTCCCTGAGACAAACTCTGCTACCTGCCTGAATCTGGTCATTAGATGTTCCCTGAGACAAACTCTGCTACCTGCCTGAATCTGGTCTTTAGATTTTCCCTGAGACAAACTCTGCTACCTGCCTGAATCTGGTCATTAGATTTTCCCTGAGACAAACTCTGCTACCTGCCTGAATCTGCAAATTTGATCATTACTCTGGAAATAGATCTTAGAAGGCCCCATTGGCAGTCAATCTTTTAAACTTACTGTCTGTCATAGACCATCACTGAGTCCAGAGGGTTAgggattaggggttaggggttaggggttagggttaggggttaggggttagggttaggggttaggggttaggggttaggggttagggttagggttatgggttagggttagggtcatgtaACAGGGTAACTTACTGTCTGTCATAGACCATCACTGAGtccagagggttaggggttaggggttagggttagggttaggggttaggggttagggttagggttaggggttagggttaggggttaggggttaggggttagggttagggttagggtcatgtaACAGGGTAACTTACTGTCTGTCATAGACCATCACTGAGtccagggggttaggggttaggggttagggttagggtaggggttagggttagggtcatgtaACAGGGTAACTTACTGTCTGTCATAGACCATCACTGAGTCCAGAGGGTtaggggggttaggggttaggggttaggggttaggggttagggttagggtcatgtaACAGGGTAACTTACTGTCTGTCATAGACCATCACTGAGTccagggggttagggggttagggttaggggttaggggttaggggttagggttagggtcatgtaACAGGGTAACTTACTGTCTGTCATAGACCATCACTGAGtccagagggttaggggttaggggttaggggttagggttagaggttaggggttagggttagggtcatgtaACAGGGTAACTTACTGTCTGTCATAGACCATCACTGAGtccagagggttaggggttaggggttagggttaggggttagggttagggttagggttagggttagggtcatgtaACAGGGTAACTTACTGTCTGTCATAGACCATCACTGAGtccagagggttaggggttagggttagggtcatgtaACAGGGTAACTTACTGTCTGTCATAGACCATCACTGAGtccagggggttaggggttaggggttaggagggttaggggttagggggttagggttagggttaggggttaggggttaggggttagggttagggtcatgtaACAGGGTAACTTACTGTCTGTCATAGACCATCACTGAGtccagggggttaggggttaggggttaggggttagggttaggggttaggggttaggggttagggttagggttagtcaggggttaagggttaggggttagggagttaggggttaggggttaggggttagggttaggttagggtcatGTAACAGGGTAACTTACTGTCTGTCATAGACCATCACTGAGTccagggggtagggttaggggttaggggttagggttaggggttagggttagggtttagggttagggttaggggttaggggttagggttagggttaggagttaggggttaggggttagggttagggttagggtcatgtaACAGGGTAACTTACTGTCTGTCATAGACCATCACTGAGtccagggggttaggggttaggggttagggttaggggttaggggttagggttagggtcatgtaACAGGGTAACTTACTGTCTGTCATAGACCATCACTGAGtccagggggttaggggttaggggttaggggttagggttagggttaggggttaggggttagggttagggtcatgtaACAGGGTAACTTACTGTCTGTCATAGACCATCACTGAGtccagggggttaggggttagggttaggggttaggggttaggggttagggttagggtcatgtaACAGGGTAACTTACTGTCTGTCATAGACCATCACTGAgtccaggggttagggttaggggttagggttaggggttaggggttagggttagtgtcatGTAACAGGGTAACTTACTGTCTGTCATAGACCATCACTGAGtccagggggttaggggttaggggttagggttaggggttaggggttaggggttaggggttagggggttaggggggtCATGTAACAGGGTAACTTACTGTCTGTCATAGACCATCACTGAGTccagggggttagggggttaggggttagggttaggggttagggttaggggttaggggttaggggttaggttagggtcatGTAACAGGGTAACTTACTGTCTGTCATAGACCATCACTGAGtccagggggttaggggttagggggttaggggttaggggttaggggttagggttaggggttagggtttaggttagggtcATGTAACAGGGTAACTTACTGTCTGTCATAGACCATCACTGAGtccagggggttaggggttagggttaggggttaggggggttaggggttagggttagggtcatgtaACAGGGTAACTTACTGTCTGTCATAGACCATCACTGAGTccagggggttagggggttaggggttagggttaagggttagggttagggttagggtcatgtaACAGGGTAACTTACTGTCTGTCATAGATCATCACTGAGtccagggggttaggggttagggttagggttaggggttagggttagggttagggtcatgtaACAGGGTAACTTACTGTCTGTCATAGACCATCACTGAGtccagggggttaggggttaggggttaggggttaggggttaggggttaggggttagggttagggtcatgtaACAGGGTAACTTACTGTCTGTCATAGACCATCACTGAGTccaggggttagggggttaggggttaggggttaggggttagggttagggtcatgtaACAGGGTAACTTACTGTCTGTCATAGACCATCACTGAGtccagggggttaggggttagggggttagggttggggttagggttagggttagggtcatgtaACAGGGTAACTTACTGTCTGTCATAGACCATCACTGAGtccagagggttaggggttagggttaggggttaggggttaggggttagggtcatgtAACAGGGTAACTTACTGTCTGTCATAGACCATCACTGAGtccagggggttaggggttaggggttaggggttaggggttagggttagggtcatgtaACAGGGTAACTTACTGTCTGTCATAGACCATCACTGAGtccagggggttaggggttaggggttaggggttaggggttaggggttagggttagggtcatgtaACAGGGTAACTTACTGTCTGTCATAGACCATCACTGAGTCCagggggtaggggttaggggttagggttaggggttagggttagggttaggggttaggggttaggggttagggttagggtcatgtaACAGGGTAACTTACTGTCTGTCATAGACCATCACTGAGtccagggggttaggggttaggggttaggggttaggggttagggttagggtcatgtaACAGGGTAACTTACTGTCTGTCATAGACCATCACTGAGtccagggggttaggggttaggggttaggggttaggggttaggggtaggggttagggttagggttagggttagggttagggtcatgtaACAGGGTAACTTACTGTCTGTCATAGACCATCACTGAGtccaggggttaggggttaggggttaggggttaggggttaggggttagggttagggtcatgtaACAGGGTAACTTACTGTCTGTCATAGACCATCACTGAGtccagggggttaggggttaggggttaggggttaggggttagggttagggttagggtttagggttagggtcatgtaACAGGGTAACTTACTGTCTGTCATAGACCATCACTGAGtccagggggttaggggttaggggttagggttaggggttaaggttagggttagggttagggtcatgtaACAGGGTAACTTACTGTCTGTCATAGATCATCACTGAGtccagggggttaggggttaggggttagggttagggttagggttagggttagggttagggtcatgtaACAGGGTAACTTACTGTCTGTCATAGATCATCACTGAGtccagggggttaggggttaggggttaggggttaggggttagggttagggttagggtcatgtaACAGGGTAACTTACTGTCTGTCATAGACCATCACTGAGTccgggggttaggggttagggttagggttagggttaggggttaggggttaggggttagggttagggtcatgtaACAGGGTAACTTACTGTCTGTCATAGACCATCACTGAGtccaggggttaggggttagggttagggttaggggttaggggttaggggggttagggttaggggttaggagttagggttagggtcatgtaACAGGGTAACTTACTGTCTGTCATAGACCATCACTGAGtccaggggttaggggttagggggttaggggttaggggttagggttaggggttagggtttagggttagggtcatgtaACAGGGTAACTTACTGTCTGTCATAGACCATCACTGAgtccaggggttagggttaggggttagggttagggttaagggttaggggttagggttagggtcatgtaACAGGGTAACTTACTGTCTGTCATAGACCATCACTGAGtccagggggttaggggttaggggttagggttaaggttagggttagggttagggtcatgtaACAGGGTAACTTACTGTCTGTCATAGATCATCACTGAGtccagggggttaggggttaggggttaggggttaggggttaggggttagggttagggttagggtcatgtaACAGGGTAACTTACTGTCTGTCATAGACCATCACTGAGtccagggggttaggggttagggttaggggttagggttaggggttagggttagggtcatgtaACAGGGTAACTTACTGTCTGTCATAGACCATCACTGAGtccagggggttaggggttagggttagggttaggggttaggggttaggggttaggggttaggggttagggtcatgtAACAGGGTAACTTACTGTCTGTCATAGACCATCACTGAGtccagagggttaggggttaggggttaggggttagaggttagggttagggttagggtcatgtaACAGGGTAACTTACTGTCTGTCATAGACCATCACTGAGtccaggggttaggggttagggttaggggttagggttaggggttagggttagggttagggtcatgtaACAGGGTAACTTACTGTCTGTCATAGACCATCACTGAGtccagggggttaggggttagggttaggggttaggggttggggtgagggtagggttagggttaggggttaggggttagggttagggtcatgtaACAGGGTAACTTACTGTCTGTCATAGACCATCACTGAGtccagagggttagggggttaggggttaggggttaggggttaggggttagggttagggttagggttagggttagggttagggtcatgtaACAGGGTAACTTACTGTCTGTCATAGACCATCACTGAGtccagggggttaggggttaggggttaggggttaggggttagggtcatgtAACAGGGTAACTTACTGTCTGTCATAGACCATCACTGAGtccaggggttaggggttaggggttaggggttagggtcatgtAACAGGGTAACTTACTGTCTGTCATAGACCATCACTGAGtccaggggttaggggttaggggttaggggttaggggtaggggttagggggttagggttagggtcatgtaACAGGGTAACTTACTGTCTGTCATAGACCATCACTGAGtccagggggttaggggttaggggttagggggttaggggttaggtgttagggttagggtcatgtaACAGGGTAACTTACTGTCTGTCATAGACCATCACTGAGtccagggggttaggggttaggggttaggggttaggggttagggtcatgtAACAGGGTAACTTACTGTCTGTCATAGACCATCACTGAGtccagggggttaggggttaggggttaggggttaggggttagggttagggtcatgtaACAGGGTAACTTACTGTCTGTCATAGACCATCACTGAGTgcagagggttaggggttaggggttagggttaggggttaggggttaggggttaggggttaggggttagggtcatgtAACAGGGTAACTTACTGTCTGTCATAGACCATCACTGAGtccagggggttaggggttaggggttagggttaggggttagggttagggttagggttaggggttagggtcatgtAACAGGGTAACTTACTGTCTGTCATAGACCATCACTGAGtccagggggttaggggttaggggttaggggttaggggttaggggttagggtcatgtAACAGGGTAACTTACTGTCTGTCATAGACCATCACTGAGtccagagggttaggggttaggtgttagggttagggtcatgtaACAGGGTAACTTACTGTCTGTCATAGACCATCACTGAGtccagggggttaggggttaggggttagggttaggggttagggttagggttagggttagggttagggtcatgtaACAGGGTAACTTACTGTCTGTCATAGACCATCACTGAGtccagggggttaggggttaggggttaggggttaggggttagggttaggggttagggtcatgtAACAGGGTAACTTACTGTCTGTCATAGATCATCACTGAGTCCAGGGTACTGGACTCCtgctccttcagctccttcccTCCCACCATGAAGATGCTGTTCTCCGCCTCAGCCAGGCCGAACAGGAAACGGGCAGAGGGGATGGGGGGCATGCCCAGCCAATCAGCACTCACTGGGTCATACTGGGAGGTCACAGATGTCAGAGGTCAGAGACAGGGCAGCTGTCTACATGCTGAGATAttgacaggacagacagacagtcagacagacagaaacacatagggaccgccagccagccagccagccagccagccacccagccagccagccacccagccagccacccagccagccagccacccagccagccagccagccagccagccagccacccagccagccagccagccagccagccagccagccagccagcatctCTGTAATGGAAACAGCCACATTATAACATCTATAGGAGGGAGGTCTCCCCTCTATGGCCGCTTCAATAGGAtcccagagagcgagagaagatgGTGTAACTAGGCCTACTGGTGTTTTGACTTGGTGACCATGCAGAAGATGCAGCTACACAATGACTTGGTGACCATGCAGAAGATGCAGCTACACAATGACTTGGTGACCATGCAGAAGATGCAGCTACACAATGACTTGGTGACCATGCAGAAGATGCAGCTACACAATGACTTGGTGACCATGCAGAAGATGCAGCTACACAATGACTTGGTGACCATGCAGAAGATGCAGCTACACTATGACTTGGTGACCATGCAGAAGATGCAGCTACACAATGACTTGGTGACCATGCAGAAGATGCAGCTACACAATGACTTGGTGACCATGCAGAAGATGCAGCTACACAATGACTTGGTGACCATGCAGAAGATGCAGCTACACAATGACTTGGTGACCATGCAGAAGATGCAGCTACACAATGACTTGGTGACCATGCAGAAGATGCAGCTACACAATGACTTGGTGACCATGCAGAAGATGCAGCTACACAATGACTTGGTGACCATGCAGAAGATGCAGCTACACAATGACTTGGTGACCATGCAGAAGATGCAGCTACACAATGCAGATCCAAAGGAATTATccaagtaaaaaattgataataTGATATAATGATATTATGATAATAACGTCCTACCTGTATTAATAATAGTTATTTAATATAATATTTATAACATCCTACCTGTAAGAAGTAAGAGCTGAGAGGATCCTCCTTGTTCAGCTCATTGTAGAACAGTCCCCCAGCAACAAAGATCTGGTTCTCCTTGGTGACAAGGGAGGCGTGGTTCTTGGGGATCTGAGTGGAGAGCGAGGCAACGTAACAGTCGTTGCCTGTGGGGTCATACGCCACCGCCCCCGTGTCACTCACCATGAACACCAGGTCCCTCAGGAACATCCCAAAACGCAGTTGATCATTCAGGATCCCCGGGAGgagagcctcctcttcctcctcctcctcttcctctcctccctcctgctctGCCTTCTTTTCTACAGTCTTCTTCTTAGTTTTCTTCTGAGGTGGGAGGTCGGGGAGTTTTCCAGCATGAGCGTCTCTGACCAGCTGAAGTTTCTTCTCCATCTCAGGGTTGGAGCAGATCCACTCATGCTTCTCCACCTGGTGGGAGATTTTATAGATTATTACAACATGTGACAACAATCACATACAGTAACACACAACATCAAGACAGCAGACAAGAAGAAACAGcagtattttacacacacaggCCTACTACATTATAACAGTCATGCTCCTCCACCAGTGACGCGGCCCAccaccaaggactgtgggctctccttctccgtggccgaagtgagtaagacatttaagcgtgttaaacCCCGCAagactgccggcccagacggcatccctagaaacgtcctcagagcatgcgcagaccagctggctggtgtgtttacggacatattcaatctctccctatcccagtctgatgtccccacatgcttcaagatggccaccattgttcctgtacccaagaaagcaaaggtaactgaactaaatgactatcgccccgtagcactcacctctgtcatcatgaagtgctttgagagactagtcaaggatcatatcacctccaccttacctgtcaccctagacccacttcaatttgcttaccgccccaattgatccacagacgatgcaatcaccatcacactgcacactgccctatcccatctggacaagaggaatacctatgtaagaatgctgttcattaactATAGCGCAGCATTCaaaaccatagtaccctccaagctcatcattaagctcgaggccctgggtctgaaccctgccctgtgcaactgggtcctggacttcctgacgggctgcccccaggtggtgaaggtaggaaacaacatctccacttcgctgatcctcaacacgggggccccacaaagGTGCATGCTcagacccctcctgtactccctgttcacccatgactgcgtggccaacacgcctccaactcaatcattaagtttgcagacgacacaactgtagtaggcttgattaccaacaatgacaagaccgcctacagggaggaggtgagggctctgggagtctggtgccaggaaaataacctctcactcaacaaaacaaaacaaaggagatgatcgtggacttcaggaaacagcagagggtgcacccccctatccacatcgacgggaccacagtggagaaggtggaaagcttcaagttccttggcgtacacgtcactgacaaactgaaattatccacccacgcagacagtgtggtgaagaaggcgcaacagagcctcttcaacctcaggaggctgaagaaaatttggcttggcacctaaaaccctcacaaacttttacagatgcacaattgagagcatcctgtcgggctgtatcaccgcctggtacggcaactgcaccgcccgcaaacgcagggctctccagagggtggttcggtctgccgaacgcattaccggggggcaaactacccgccctccaggacacctacagcacccgatgtcacaggaaggccaaaaagatcatcaaggacatcaaccacctgagccactgcctgttcaccccgctatcatccagaaggcgaggtcagtacaggtgcatcaaagctgggaccgagagaatgaaaaacagcctctatctcatggccatcagactgttaaatagccatcactagcacattagaggctgctgctgcctattgaaatcactggccactttaagaaatggaacactagtcacttaaaaatgtttacatatcttgcattactgcattctattctataatattctactgtatcttagtccatgccgctctgtcattgcttgtccatatatatattgatttgatttgattaacactagACATACTGCTCACCGTCTCAGTGAAGTAGTCCTTGTCGACCAGTCTGAGTCTGACACAATCCATCAGTCCGGGTAGTTCCTTCAACCTGTTCTCCACATCTTGACCGACCCACTTCTCCACTGCCTCAAACACCTCTTTCTCCGTTTCCACATTCAGCGTGTCCGCTGTCAAGATGGCTGCCAGCTCGCTGGGACCCAGCGTCAGGAAGTCGTCATCACGAGCGATGAGCTGGAAGCGTTCGCAGGCGTAGTTGCGAGCGGAGACAGCGAGGCGAGGACAGTCCAGCATCAGGCCCAGTCGGAATATAGCCAGACAATTACTGAGACTGAGTTTCTTCTGGAGGAAGGAGACACACACTGTGAAAATAGAAGGAATCTGGAACATGTTGGCGACAGAGAAGATGTCCTGGACATTCTGCTCTGTCACATTAATGGTGGAGGTGTAGAGGTACTTCAGAATCAGACCCATGACCCCCGGCTCTACATCCTCCAACACCACCTCTTGCTTCTTCTCCTCTTCCAGGTCTGACAGGAACAGGGCCCTAAAAAAGGAGGAGCAGGCACACAGCACCAGACGGTGGCAGGGGAACTCCTTGTCCTTGATCTTCAGGACACAGTCCACCAGCTTGTCATTCTCCAGTAGATCATAGAGACCGTCCTGCAACAGGGTCTGCTGGTACATCCTGGGCTCCTCGGCCGGGTCGATG
The Coregonus clupeaformis isolate EN_2021a unplaced genomic scaffold, ASM2061545v1 scaf1331, whole genome shotgun sequence DNA segment above includes these coding regions:
- the LOC121549626 gene encoding kelch-like protein 40b; this translates as MALSIDPAEEPRMYQQTLLQDGLYDLLENDKLVDCVLKIKDKEFPCHRLVLCACSSFFRALFLSDLEEEKKQEVVLEDVEPGVMGLILKYLYTSTINVTEQNVQDIFSVANMFQIPSIFTVCVSFLQKKLSLSNCLAIFRLGLMLDCPRLAVSARNYACERFQLIARDDDFLTLGPSELAAILTADTLNVETEKEVFEAVEKWVGQDVENRLKELPGLMDCVRLRLVDKDYFTETVEKHEWICSNPEMEKKLQLVRDAHAGKLPDLPPQKKTKKKTVEKKAEQEGGEEEEEEEEEALLPGILNDQLRFGMFLRDLVFMVSDTGAVAYDPTGNDCYVASLSTQIPKNHASLVTKENQIFVAGGLFYNELNKEDPLSSYFLQYDPVSADWLGMPPIPSARFLFGLAEAENSIFMVGGKELKEQESSTLDSVMIYDRQSFKWGESDPLPYPVYGHATVSHDGLIFVIGGKSDGKKVMRRMCAYDAQRFEWKELAPMQLARSLFGATIHKDKIYVAAGVTDTGLTDTVEVYDIKTNRWSDFVEFPQGRSSLSLASVAGGLYAVGGFAMMPSEDKEELLPKEMNDIWRYDEGERKWVGVLREIQYASGATILGARLNTLRLTKM